The following proteins are encoded in a genomic region of Burkholderia cepacia:
- a CDS encoding O-antigen ligase family protein, translated as MSTITAERAPSRKRSRLPEPKHWVGQAALWSFTAALIAIHQGKVLTLAFPVLAIAVGIWLYFKSPARYVGFMWWVWFLSPEVRRLADWSKGAFTPTSLIQVAPLAVTMIAGLGLIRHYRVLAQRRGIPILLMLFGLTYAYLVGIVSSGVMAATYDLANWVYPVLIGFHIMVNARDYPEYRDVLLSTFMWGMLVMGLYGVVQYFVMPQWDVLWMIGSDMGSQGEPVPYGVRVFSTMNSSGPFAFAIMGALVFVFAAPQKIRWFAGAAGFVSFALCLVRSTWGGWVIALAIQLAQSNNRVRMRILISGVVLVGLCVPLLTVGPVADRLGARLQSITNLKDDRSYDDRNKFYATFAQTAFTDVAGEGMGATGASTKLSSDSGELGKYGSFDSGVMNVPFVLGWPGTLLYLAGVVMLFGRTLRAAFKLRKDKFVGACLSLCLSTFAMLVFTNSLIGTGGLLMFTAIFSILAAAHWQKAQRLLAVAHSRGGDH; from the coding sequence ATGAGTACGATTACCGCTGAACGCGCACCGTCACGCAAGCGCAGTCGGCTACCCGAGCCGAAGCACTGGGTCGGGCAGGCCGCGCTGTGGTCCTTCACCGCCGCGCTGATCGCCATTCACCAGGGCAAGGTGCTGACGCTCGCGTTTCCGGTGCTGGCCATCGCGGTCGGCATCTGGCTGTATTTCAAGAGCCCGGCGCGCTACGTCGGCTTCATGTGGTGGGTGTGGTTCCTGAGCCCGGAAGTGCGGCGGCTCGCCGACTGGTCGAAGGGCGCGTTCACGCCGACGAGCCTGATCCAGGTCGCGCCGCTCGCGGTGACGATGATCGCCGGCCTGGGTTTGATCCGGCATTACCGCGTGCTCGCGCAGCGCCGCGGGATTCCCATCCTGCTGATGCTGTTCGGGCTCACGTACGCGTACCTCGTCGGGATCGTGTCGAGCGGCGTGATGGCCGCGACCTATGACCTGGCGAACTGGGTGTATCCGGTGCTGATCGGTTTCCACATCATGGTCAACGCGCGCGACTATCCCGAGTACCGCGACGTGCTGCTGTCCACGTTCATGTGGGGCATGCTCGTGATGGGCCTGTACGGCGTCGTGCAGTACTTCGTGATGCCACAGTGGGACGTGCTGTGGATGATCGGGTCCGACATGGGTTCGCAGGGCGAGCCGGTGCCGTACGGCGTGCGCGTGTTCAGCACGATGAATTCGTCCGGGCCGTTCGCGTTCGCGATCATGGGTGCGCTGGTGTTCGTGTTCGCGGCGCCGCAGAAGATCCGCTGGTTCGCGGGGGCGGCCGGCTTCGTGTCGTTCGCGCTGTGTCTCGTGCGCTCGACGTGGGGCGGCTGGGTGATCGCGCTCGCGATCCAGCTCGCGCAGTCGAACAACCGCGTGCGGATGCGGATCCTGATCAGCGGCGTCGTGCTGGTCGGGCTCTGCGTGCCGCTCCTGACCGTCGGGCCGGTGGCCGACCGTCTCGGCGCGCGTCTGCAGTCGATCACGAACCTGAAGGACGACCGCAGCTACGACGACCGCAACAAGTTCTACGCCACCTTCGCGCAGACGGCGTTTACCGACGTCGCCGGCGAAGGGATGGGCGCGACGGGCGCCTCCACGAAGCTGTCCAGCGACAGCGGCGAGCTCGGCAAGTACGGCAGCTTCGACAGCGGCGTGATGAACGTGCCGTTCGTGCTCGGCTGGCCCGGCACGCTGCTCTACCTCGCCGGCGTCGTGATGCTGTTCGGCCGCACGCTGCGCGCGGCATTCAAGCTGCGCAAGGACAAGTTCGTCGGCGCGTGCCTGAGCCTGTGCCTGTCGACTTTCGCGATGCTCGTGTTCACGAACTCGCTGATCGGCACGGGCGGCCTGCTGATGTTCACAGCCATTTTTTCGATACTAGCCGCGGCGCACTGGCAAAAGGCACAACGCCTGCTGGCCGTCGCGCATTCACGGGGAGGCGACCATTGA
- a CDS encoding glycosyltransferase family 4 protein produces MTATKVHVHLFYGADPRTYRKGENIGCLYGYHHAESDEFRLTYSQDGGENRVAGLARRALKAALGFDVVHAWRNRAALLNTDVIWTHTEQEHLAASLVLKLAGTQGKRPLLLAQSVWLFDKWGSFGGPRRWLYRKLLKRADALTTLARDNADLCRRYLGREAEFVYYGLNTQDFPLTEPQQWKPNRPLRIAAIGNDRDRDWRTFLAAFGGDERYDVRLATRRRVPREWHAPNVKIGSASGLAKQHELYAWADVIVVPLRPNFHASGITVMLEAAAVGKPMIVSDVGGLSDYFPHDTAAYVPAFDAQAMRQAADRFVADPAAALDCARAAAACLRDRDLTTQAFAEQHVRITRDMLRRRRTPAAAGVAMPLADSRPSSR; encoded by the coding sequence ATGACTGCAACCAAGGTCCATGTCCATCTGTTTTACGGCGCCGATCCGCGTACCTACCGGAAAGGCGAGAACATCGGCTGCCTGTACGGCTATCACCACGCCGAATCCGACGAATTCCGGCTGACCTATTCGCAGGACGGCGGCGAGAACCGTGTCGCCGGCCTCGCGCGCCGCGCGCTGAAGGCGGCGCTCGGCTTCGACGTCGTGCATGCGTGGCGCAATCGCGCCGCACTGCTGAACACCGACGTGATCTGGACGCACACGGAACAGGAGCATCTGGCGGCCTCGCTGGTCCTGAAGCTTGCCGGCACACAGGGCAAGCGCCCGCTGCTGCTCGCGCAGAGCGTGTGGCTGTTCGACAAGTGGGGCAGCTTCGGTGGCCCGCGCCGCTGGCTGTACCGCAAGCTGCTCAAGCGCGCCGACGCGCTGACCACGCTGGCGCGCGACAACGCCGACCTGTGCCGCCGCTATCTCGGCCGCGAAGCCGAGTTCGTCTACTACGGGCTGAACACGCAGGATTTTCCGCTGACCGAGCCGCAGCAATGGAAGCCGAACCGGCCGTTGCGGATCGCGGCGATCGGCAACGACCGCGACCGCGACTGGCGCACCTTCCTCGCCGCGTTCGGCGGCGACGAGCGCTACGACGTGCGGCTCGCGACGCGCCGCCGCGTGCCGCGCGAATGGCATGCGCCGAACGTGAAGATCGGCTCGGCGTCGGGGCTCGCGAAGCAGCACGAACTGTATGCATGGGCCGACGTGATCGTCGTGCCGCTGCGGCCGAATTTCCACGCGTCGGGCATCACCGTGATGCTCGAGGCGGCGGCCGTCGGCAAGCCGATGATCGTGTCCGATGTCGGCGGGCTCAGCGACTACTTCCCGCACGACACGGCCGCGTATGTGCCGGCGTTCGACGCGCAGGCGATGCGCCAGGCCGCCGACCGCTTCGTCGCCGACCCGGCGGCGGCGCTCGACTGCGCGCGGGCAGCCGCCGCGTGCCTGCGCGATCGCGACCTGACCACGCAGGCGTTCGCCGAGCAGCACGTGCGGATCACGCGCGACATGCTGCGCCGGCGCCGTACGCCGGCCGCCGCGGGCGTCGCGATGCCGCTCGCGGATTCGCGCCCGTCGTCGCGGTGA
- a CDS encoding glycosyltransferase family 2 protein — protein sequence MKISVLVPTYRRPADLARCLLALQRQQRLPDEVIVVARPEDDATHERLADPAVGGALPLRIVAVDVPGQVAALNKGLDSAHGDIVAITDDDAAPHPDWLARVESVFEADPRVGAVGGRDWVHEKGRVLDESRELVGQLTLSGKIVGNHHLGVGGAREVDMLKGANMSYRRAAIERLRFDTRLRGAGAQVHNDMGFSMHVQREGWKLVYDPAIAVDHYPAERFDDDRRDAASLNAISNGAYNLHLILREHLPPLRREIAWWWWTLVGTRVYPGFAHVLLSLHTTKRERIREHWRAVRRGARDARRANLAPHRAAMPPVTS from the coding sequence ATGAAAATTTCCGTGCTCGTTCCGACCTACCGGCGTCCTGCCGACCTCGCGCGCTGCCTGCTGGCGCTGCAGCGGCAGCAGCGGCTGCCCGACGAGGTAATCGTCGTCGCGCGCCCGGAGGACGACGCCACGCACGAGCGGCTCGCCGATCCGGCGGTCGGCGGCGCACTGCCGCTGCGCATCGTGGCGGTCGACGTGCCGGGGCAGGTCGCCGCGCTGAACAAGGGGCTCGACTCCGCGCACGGCGACATCGTGGCCATCACCGACGACGATGCGGCGCCGCACCCCGACTGGCTTGCGCGCGTCGAATCGGTATTCGAGGCCGATCCGCGCGTGGGCGCGGTCGGCGGGCGCGACTGGGTCCACGAGAAGGGCCGCGTGCTCGACGAATCGCGCGAACTCGTCGGCCAGCTCACGCTGTCCGGCAAGATCGTCGGCAATCATCATCTCGGCGTCGGCGGCGCACGCGAAGTCGACATGCTGAAAGGCGCGAACATGAGCTATCGCCGCGCCGCGATCGAGCGGCTGCGCTTCGACACGCGGCTGCGCGGCGCCGGCGCGCAGGTGCACAACGACATGGGTTTCAGCATGCACGTGCAGCGCGAAGGGTGGAAGCTCGTCTACGACCCGGCGATCGCGGTCGATCATTATCCGGCGGAACGCTTCGACGACGACCGGCGCGATGCCGCGTCGCTGAATGCGATCAGCAACGGCGCGTACAACCTGCACCTGATCCTGCGCGAACACCTGCCGCCGTTGCGGCGCGAGATCGCGTGGTGGTGGTGGACGCTGGTCGGTACGCGCGTCTACCCGGGCTTCGCACACGTGCTGCTGTCGCTGCATACGACGAAGCGCGAGCGGATCCGCGAGCACTGGCGCGCGGTGCGCCGCGGGGCGCGCGACGCCCGCCGCGCGAACCTTGCCCCCCACCGCGCGGCGATGCCGCCGGTGACGTCTTGA
- a CDS encoding polysaccharide biosynthesis tyrosine autokinase, giving the protein MVNTQAKHSYADLSVKTEEEDVVLGQLLQVIMDDIWLLLGIAVTVVALAGLYCYIAKPVYQADVHVRVESNDNTSQALTQTQTGATINTGPQQAQTDAEIEIIKSRGVVAPVVEQFKLNFSVVPKTLPVIGSLAARVASPGTPARPWLGLKSYAWGGEIADVDSISVVPALEGKKLTLTAGPNGTYSLVDQNGTRLLSGQVGESTQGGGVTLLVSKLVARPGTQFTVVRYNDLDAISGFQTGIQVTEQGKQTGVVQISLEGKDPDQTAAIANALAQSYLNQHVVAKQAEATKMLDFLKGEEPRLKSDLERAEAALTQYQRTSGSINASDEAKVYLEGSVQYEQQIAAQRLQLASLAQRFTDSHPMVIAAKQQLAELQGEKDKFSNRFRSLPATEVKAVQLQRDAKVAEDIYVLLLNRVQELSVQKAGTGGNIHLVDSALRPGDPVKPKKVLILSAAVFLGLILGTGVVFLRRNMFQGIEDPDRIERAFNLPLYGLVPQSAEQVKLDAVAEKSGSRARPILASLRPKDLSVESLRSLRTAMQFAMMDAKNRVIVLTGPTPGIGKSFLTVNLAVLLAHSGKRVLLIDADMRRGLLDRYFGLTSQPGLSELLSDQSALEDAVRETPVQGLSFISAGTRPPNPSELLMSTRLPQYLEGLGKRYDVVLIDSPPVLAVTDATIIGRMAGSTFLVLRSGMHTEGEIADAIKRLRTAGVDLEGGIFNGVPPKARGYGRGYAAVHEYLSA; this is encoded by the coding sequence ATGGTGAACACGCAAGCGAAACACTCCTACGCGGATCTGTCCGTGAAAACCGAGGAAGAGGACGTCGTCCTCGGCCAGTTGCTCCAGGTGATCATGGACGACATCTGGCTGCTGCTCGGCATCGCGGTGACGGTCGTCGCGCTCGCCGGCCTCTACTGCTATATCGCGAAGCCGGTGTATCAGGCCGACGTGCACGTGCGGGTCGAGAGCAACGACAACACGTCGCAGGCGCTCACGCAGACGCAGACCGGTGCGACGATCAACACCGGCCCGCAGCAGGCGCAGACCGACGCGGAAATCGAGATCATCAAGAGCCGCGGCGTGGTCGCGCCGGTGGTCGAGCAGTTCAAGCTGAATTTCTCGGTCGTGCCGAAGACGCTGCCGGTGATCGGCAGCCTCGCCGCGCGCGTCGCGTCGCCGGGTACGCCGGCCCGACCGTGGCTCGGCCTGAAATCGTATGCATGGGGCGGTGAAATTGCCGACGTCGATTCGATCAGCGTCGTGCCCGCGCTCGAAGGCAAGAAGCTGACGCTGACGGCCGGCCCGAACGGGACTTATTCGCTGGTCGACCAGAACGGCACGCGGTTGCTGTCGGGCCAGGTCGGCGAATCGACGCAGGGCGGCGGCGTGACGCTGCTCGTGTCGAAGCTGGTCGCGCGTCCCGGCACGCAGTTCACGGTGGTCCGCTACAACGATCTCGACGCGATCAGCGGCTTCCAGACCGGCATCCAGGTGACCGAGCAGGGCAAGCAGACGGGCGTCGTGCAGATCTCGCTCGAAGGCAAGGACCCGGACCAGACCGCCGCGATCGCGAACGCGCTCGCGCAGTCGTACCTGAACCAGCACGTGGTCGCGAAGCAGGCCGAAGCGACCAAGATGCTCGACTTCCTGAAGGGCGAGGAACCGCGCCTGAAGTCCGACCTCGAACGCGCGGAAGCCGCGCTGACGCAGTACCAGCGCACGTCGGGCTCGATCAACGCGAGCGACGAGGCGAAGGTCTACCTCGAAGGCAGCGTGCAGTACGAGCAGCAGATCGCCGCGCAGCGCCTGCAGCTCGCATCGCTCGCGCAGCGCTTCACCGATTCGCATCCGATGGTGATCGCGGCCAAGCAGCAGCTCGCCGAGCTGCAGGGCGAGAAGGACAAGTTCAGCAACCGCTTCCGCAGCCTGCCGGCCACCGAAGTGAAGGCCGTCCAGCTGCAGCGTGACGCGAAGGTCGCCGAGGACATCTACGTGCTGCTGCTGAACCGCGTGCAGGAGCTGTCGGTGCAGAAGGCCGGCACGGGCGGCAACATCCACCTCGTCGATTCGGCGCTGCGTCCGGGCGATCCGGTCAAGCCGAAGAAGGTGCTGATCCTGTCGGCCGCGGTATTCCTTGGGCTGATCCTCGGCACCGGCGTCGTGTTCCTGCGCCGCAACATGTTCCAGGGCATCGAGGATCCGGACCGCATCGAGCGCGCGTTCAACCTGCCGCTGTACGGGCTGGTGCCGCAAAGCGCCGAGCAGGTGAAGCTCGACGCGGTGGCCGAGAAGAGCGGCAGCCGCGCACGGCCGATCCTCGCGAGCCTGCGCCCGAAGGATCTCAGCGTCGAGAGCCTGCGCAGCCTGCGCACCGCGATGCAGTTCGCGATGATGGACGCGAAGAACCGCGTGATCGTGCTGACGGGCCCGACGCCCGGCATCGGCAAGAGCTTCCTGACGGTCAACCTCGCGGTGCTGCTCGCGCATTCGGGCAAGCGCGTGCTGCTGATCGACGCCGACATGCGCCGCGGCCTGCTCGACCGCTACTTCGGCCTGACCTCGCAGCCGGGCCTGTCCGAGCTGCTGAGCGACCAGTCGGCGCTCGAGGACGCCGTGCGCGAGACGCCGGTGCAGGGCCTGTCGTTCATCTCGGCCGGCACGCGTCCGCCGAACCCGTCGGAGCTGCTGATGTCGACGCGCCTGCCGCAATACCTCGAAGGGCTCGGCAAGCGCTACGACGTCGTGCTGATCGATTCGCCGCCGGTGCTGGCAGTGACCGACGCGACGATCATCGGCCGCATGGCCGGCTCGACGTTCCTCGTGCTGCGTTCGGGCATGCATACCGAAGGCGAGATCGCCGATGCGATCAAGCGCCTGCGCACCGCGGGTGTCGACCTGGAAGGCGGGATCTTCAACGGCGTGCCGCCGAAGGCGCGCGGCTACGGCCGCGGCTATGCGGCCGTGCATGAATACCTGAGCGCCTGA
- a CDS encoding polysaccharide biosynthesis/export family protein: MLKRPMRPVALAVALTTFLSACATAPGNYLDSSNLKDEGRQQAAETYPVHYIDAKVVMDQLQKAQVDHPLPPARYTDPSQYVYRIGPQDILGVTVWDHPELTTPQGQSFSSGGNTTQTIAGALQQPYSSSLPGQADPYGQTVAADGTIFFPFVGRIHVAGKTIAQTRDELATRLARYVKNPQLDVRVLSFRSQKVQVTGEVKTPGPLAMSDVPLTLVDAISRSGGSTTDADLQRVRLTRDGKLYTLDANGVLDRGEVRQNVMLQQGDIVNVPDRSDSRVFIMGEVKTPVTVPMLKGKLTIADALTAGGGILDTDANPRKIYVMRGMRDNPTKPEVFRLDMTQPDALMLSSRFPLQPLDVVYVSTASSVQFNRVLQQVLPTIQTIFYMKQITR; this comes from the coding sequence ATGCTGAAACGCCCGATGCGCCCGGTGGCGCTTGCCGTCGCGCTGACGACTTTCCTGTCAGCCTGTGCAACCGCTCCCGGCAACTACCTCGACTCGTCGAACCTGAAGGACGAAGGCCGGCAGCAAGCCGCCGAAACCTATCCGGTTCATTACATCGACGCCAAAGTGGTGATGGACCAGCTGCAGAAGGCGCAGGTCGACCATCCGCTGCCGCCCGCGCGCTATACCGATCCGTCGCAATACGTGTACCGGATCGGGCCGCAGGACATCCTCGGCGTCACCGTCTGGGACCACCCCGAGCTGACGACGCCGCAAGGCCAGTCGTTCTCGAGCGGCGGCAACACGACGCAGACGATCGCGGGCGCGCTGCAGCAGCCCTATTCGTCATCGCTGCCGGGCCAGGCCGATCCTTATGGCCAGACGGTGGCCGCCGACGGCACGATCTTCTTCCCGTTCGTCGGCCGCATCCACGTGGCGGGCAAGACGATCGCGCAGACCCGTGACGAGCTCGCCACGCGTCTCGCGCGCTATGTGAAGAATCCGCAGCTCGACGTGCGCGTGCTGTCGTTCCGCAGCCAGAAGGTGCAGGTGACGGGCGAGGTGAAGACACCGGGCCCGCTCGCGATGAGCGACGTGCCGCTGACGCTGGTCGACGCGATCTCGCGCTCGGGCGGCTCGACCACCGACGCCGATCTGCAGCGCGTGCGCCTGACGCGCGACGGCAAGCTCTACACGCTCGACGCGAACGGCGTGCTCGACCGCGGCGAAGTGCGGCAGAACGTGATGCTGCAGCAGGGCGACATCGTCAACGTGCCGGATCGCAGCGACAGCCGCGTGTTCATCATGGGCGAGGTCAAGACGCCGGTCACGGTGCCGATGCTCAAGGGCAAGCTGACCATCGCCGACGCGTTGACGGCCGGCGGCGGCATCCTCGACACCGATGCGAACCCGCGCAAGATCTACGTGATGCGCGGCATGCGCGACAACCCGACGAAGCCTGAAGTGTTCCGTCTCGACATGACACAGCCCGATGCGCTGATGCTGTCGAGCCGTTTCCCGCTTCAGCCGCTCGACGTGGTCTACGTCAGCACGGCCAGCTCGGTGCAGTTCAACCGGGTGCTGCAGCAGGTGCTGCCGACGATTCAGACGATTTTCTACATGAAGCAAATCACGCGCTGA
- a CDS encoding low molecular weight protein-tyrosine-phosphatase: MFRNILIVCHANVCRSPAAEMLFKSHAASRGGVRPTFHSAGVHANDGDGIDPVMRQLLAERGVDATPHRSRRLSRRIVRDADLILVSERGQISAVEKVDPFARGKVHLLGKWEGAEIADPHGGPEADYRESYSLIERLVQGWLQKLC, from the coding sequence ATGTTCCGGAACATCCTGATCGTCTGCCACGCAAACGTCTGCCGCAGCCCGGCGGCGGAGATGCTGTTCAAGTCGCACGCCGCGTCGCGGGGCGGCGTGCGCCCGACGTTTCACTCGGCCGGCGTGCATGCGAATGACGGCGACGGCATCGATCCGGTGATGCGGCAGCTGCTCGCCGAGCGGGGCGTCGATGCGACGCCCCATCGCTCGCGGCGGCTGTCGCGCCGGATCGTGCGCGACGCCGACCTGATTCTCGTCAGCGAGCGCGGACAGATTTCGGCCGTCGAAAAGGTCGATCCGTTCGCGCGCGGCAAGGTCCACCTGCTCGGCAAGTGGGAAGGGGCCGAGATTGCCGACCCGCACGGCGGCCCCGAAGCCGATTACCGCGAGAGCTACTCACTGATCGAACGTCTGGTTCAAGGATGGCTACAGAAACTATGCTGA
- a CDS encoding UDP-glucose dehydrogenase family protein: MNLTIIGSGYVGLVTGACLADIGHDVFCLDVDQAKIDVLNNGGVPIHEPGLKEVIARNRAAGRLRFSTDVEAAVAHGDVQFIAVGTPPDEDGSADLQYVLAAARNIGRYMTGFKVIVDKSTVPVGTAERVRAAVAEELAKRGGDQMFSVVSNPEFLKEGAAVDDFTRPDRIVIGCDDDVPGERARELMKKLYAPFNRNHERTLYMDVRSAEFTKYAANAMLATRISFMNELANLADRFGADIEAVRRGIGSDPRIGYHFLYAGCGYGGSCFPKDVEALIRTADEHGQALQILKAVSSVNATQKRVLADKIVARFGEDLTGRTFAIWGLAFKPNTDDMREAPSRELIAELLSRGARIAAYDPVAQQEARRVIALDLAGHPSWLERLTFVDDEAQAARDADALVIVTEWKIFKSPDFVALGRLWKSPVIFDGRNLYEPETMSEQGIEYHPIGRPGSRQAVAARVPGIARASA, encoded by the coding sequence ATGAATCTGACTATCATCGGCAGCGGTTACGTAGGTCTTGTCACCGGCGCCTGTCTCGCCGACATCGGGCACGACGTGTTCTGTCTCGACGTCGACCAGGCAAAGATCGACGTCCTGAACAATGGCGGCGTGCCGATCCACGAGCCGGGCCTGAAGGAAGTCATCGCGCGCAATCGCGCGGCCGGCCGCCTGCGCTTCTCGACCGACGTCGAGGCCGCGGTCGCGCACGGCGACGTGCAGTTCATCGCGGTCGGCACGCCGCCCGACGAGGACGGCTCGGCCGACCTGCAGTACGTGCTCGCGGCCGCCCGCAACATCGGCCGCTACATGACGGGCTTCAAGGTGATCGTCGACAAGTCGACGGTGCCGGTCGGCACGGCCGAGCGCGTGCGCGCGGCGGTGGCCGAGGAGCTCGCGAAGCGCGGCGGCGACCAGATGTTCTCGGTCGTGTCGAATCCGGAATTCCTGAAGGAAGGCGCGGCCGTCGACGATTTCACGCGCCCCGACCGCATCGTGATCGGCTGCGACGACGACGTGCCGGGCGAGCGCGCCCGCGAGCTGATGAAGAAGCTGTACGCGCCGTTCAACCGCAACCACGAACGCACGCTGTACATGGACGTGCGCTCGGCCGAGTTCACGAAGTACGCGGCCAACGCGATGCTCGCGACGCGCATCTCGTTCATGAACGAGCTGGCGAACCTCGCCGACCGTTTCGGCGCGGACATCGAGGCCGTGCGCCGCGGGATCGGCTCCGATCCGCGCATCGGCTATCACTTCCTGTATGCCGGCTGCGGCTACGGCGGCTCGTGCTTCCCGAAGGACGTCGAGGCGCTGATCCGCACGGCCGACGAGCACGGGCAGGCGCTGCAGATCCTGAAGGCCGTGTCGTCGGTCAACGCGACGCAAAAGCGCGTGCTCGCCGACAAGATCGTCGCGCGTTTCGGCGAGGACCTGACGGGCCGCACGTTCGCGATCTGGGGCCTGGCGTTCAAGCCGAACACCGACGACATGCGCGAAGCGCCGAGCCGCGAGCTGATCGCCGAGCTGCTGTCGCGCGGCGCGCGCATCGCCGCATACGACCCGGTCGCGCAGCAGGAAGCGCGCCGCGTGATCGCACTCGATCTCGCCGGTCACCCGAGCTGGCTCGAGCGCCTGACTTTCGTCGACGACGAAGCGCAGGCCGCGCGCGACGCCGACGCGCTCGTGATCGTCACCGAATGGAAGATCTTCAAGAGCCCCGATTTCGTCGCGCTCGGCCGCCTGTGGAAGTCGCCGGTGATCTTCGACGGCCGCAACCTGTACGAGCCGGAGACGATGAGCGAGCAGGGCATCGAATACCACCCGATCGGCCGGCCGGGCTCGCGCCAGGCTGTCGCCGCCCGCGTGCCGGGCATCGCGCGCGCAAGCGCGTAA
- a CDS encoding undecaprenyl-phosphate glucose phosphotransferase: MLSVLARVIDIAMVVAGALIAAALHGGSIWLNDLQRTTVLFDCLLVVVFFPAIGIYQSWRGKRLVGLVGRVAFAWLVVELAGILMSFSFHQSGDLSRMWLGYWALVTMVLLAGSKACVHVVLRQLRRGGYNLKAVAIVGGTPAARRLIAQMRARPEAGFNPVCVYDESEAPGEVALDDVRIERQFESLVWLVRSRAISELWLTLPITEERRIHQIVTVFRHDFVNIRFIPDVRTLSFFNQEVVEVLGVPAINLAASPITDVRILPKFVFDRMFALAALTALAPVMVMIAGLIKLTSRGPVFFRQKRKGIDGHEFEIYKFRSMKVHQEVSGQVTQATKNDTRVTPVGRFLRRTSLDELPQFINVLKGEMSVVGPRPHALAHDDIYKDLVKGYMFRYRIKPGITGWAQINGYRGETDQIEKMMGRVKLDLYYMQNWSFWLDIKIVVLTLWKGFTGSNAY; the protein is encoded by the coding sequence ATGTTGAGCGTGCTGGCGAGAGTCATCGATATCGCGATGGTCGTGGCGGGGGCGCTGATCGCCGCCGCCCTGCACGGCGGCAGCATCTGGCTCAACGACCTGCAGCGCACGACGGTGCTGTTCGACTGCCTGCTCGTCGTCGTGTTCTTTCCGGCCATCGGCATTTACCAGTCGTGGCGCGGCAAGCGTCTCGTCGGGCTGGTGGGCCGGGTGGCGTTCGCGTGGCTCGTGGTCGAGCTCGCGGGCATCCTGATGAGCTTCAGCTTCCACCAGTCGGGCGACCTGTCGCGGATGTGGCTCGGTTACTGGGCGCTCGTGACGATGGTGCTGCTCGCCGGCTCGAAGGCCTGCGTGCACGTCGTGCTGCGGCAGTTGCGCCGCGGCGGCTACAACCTGAAGGCGGTCGCGATCGTCGGCGGTACGCCGGCGGCGCGGCGGCTGATCGCGCAGATGCGGGCGCGGCCGGAAGCCGGTTTCAACCCGGTGTGCGTGTACGACGAAAGCGAAGCGCCGGGCGAAGTGGCGCTCGACGACGTGCGTATCGAGCGGCAGTTCGAATCGCTGGTGTGGCTGGTGCGCAGCCGCGCGATCAGCGAGCTGTGGCTCACGCTGCCGATCACGGAGGAGCGCCGGATTCACCAGATCGTGACGGTGTTCCGCCACGACTTCGTGAATATCCGCTTCATCCCGGACGTGCGCACGCTGTCGTTCTTCAACCAGGAAGTGGTCGAGGTGCTCGGCGTGCCGGCGATCAACCTCGCGGCGTCGCCGATCACCGACGTGCGGATCCTGCCGAAGTTCGTGTTCGACCGGATGTTCGCGCTGGCGGCGCTCACGGCGCTCGCGCCGGTGATGGTGATGATCGCGGGCCTGATCAAGCTGACGTCGCGCGGGCCGGTGTTCTTTCGCCAGAAGCGCAAGGGTATCGACGGGCACGAGTTCGAGATCTACAAGTTTCGCTCGATGAAGGTGCACCAGGAAGTGTCCGGGCAGGTCACGCAGGCGACGAAGAACGACACGCGCGTGACGCCGGTCGGCCGGTTCCTGCGCCGCACGAGCCTCGATGAACTGCCGCAGTTCATCAACGTGCTGAAGGGCGAGATGTCGGTCGTTGGCCCGCGTCCTCATGCGCTCGCTCACGACGACATCTACAAGGATCTGGTCAAGGGCTACATGTTCCGCTACCGGATCAAGCCGGGCATCACCGGATGGGCGCAGATCAACGGCTATCGCGGCGAGACCGACCAGATCGAGAAGATGATGGGACGTGTGAAGCTCGATCTGTACTACATGCAGAACTGGTCGTTCTGGCTCGACATCAAGATCGTCGTGCTGACGCTCTGGAAAGGCTTCACCGGCAGCAACGCTTACTGA